A stretch of Microbacterium caowuchunii DNA encodes these proteins:
- a CDS encoding DUF1697 domain-containing protein, which produces MSTYLAFLRAINLGAKRVFPKDEIRRAVESVGFEDIVTHINTGNVRFTTRMRSRGRIEDALERAFFENRGFPVPTIVFRADQFAELAASAREVSATRPDAARHYVYLLKDELPDDVIAQVEATSGPAGEMIVRGRAVHALLAAGYQNGTVDPLQAAKLLGVATNRNLTVVNALADKWC; this is translated from the coding sequence ATGTCGACGTACCTGGCGTTCCTGCGCGCCATCAACCTGGGCGCGAAGCGGGTGTTCCCGAAGGACGAGATCCGGCGCGCGGTCGAGTCCGTGGGATTCGAGGACATCGTCACGCACATCAACACCGGCAACGTCCGGTTCACGACCCGCATGCGTTCCCGCGGCCGGATCGAGGACGCGCTGGAGCGGGCGTTCTTCGAGAACCGCGGCTTCCCGGTACCGACCATCGTCTTCCGGGCGGACCAGTTCGCCGAACTCGCCGCCTCCGCCCGCGAGGTGAGCGCCACCCGGCCCGACGCCGCCCGGCACTACGTCTACCTGCTGAAGGACGAACTCCCGGACGACGTGATCGCACAGGTCGAGGCGACGTCGGGCCCCGCCGGCGAGATGATCGTGCGCGGCCGGGCCGTGCATGCGCTGCTCGCCGCCGGCTATCAGAACGGCACCGTCGACCCCCTGCAGGCGGCGAAGCTCCTGGGCGTCGCCACCAACCGCAACCTCACGGTGGTGAACGCCCTCGCCGACAAGTGGTGCTGA